The Haloterrigena turkmenica DSM 5511 genome includes the window GAGACCGACGCCGAGGTCGAGACCGAGCCGCTGCCCCGCGTGCGGGGCGACGCCAGCCAGTTGCGGCAGGTCTTCCAGAACCTGCTGGCGAACGCGCTCGAGTACAGCGGGCCGGAGCCGCCGCGGGTGCACCTCGAGGCCGCGCAACGCGAGGGGGCGATGTGGGAGGTTTCGGTCGTCGACGAGGGGATCGGGATCGACCCCGAGGATCAGGACCGCGTCTTCGACGTCTTTCAGCGCCTGCACAGCCGCGAGGAGTACGACGGAACGGGCATCGGCCTCGCGCTCTGTGAACGCATCGTCGAGCGCCACGACGGCGAGATCTGGGTCGAGTCGGAGCCGGGCGAGGGCTCGACGTTCTCGGTGACGCTGCCCGCGGCCGACGAGTCGGCGGCGTAAGGCTACTCGAGCGACCCGGCCGCGAAACCGCTCAGTCGACGAGCAGCGTGTTCAGGGCGTCCGGAATTACGAGGACCTCGCTACCGGGCTCGAGGGCGTCCACGACGCCGTCCGCGGCGTGCATGAGACACTCCTCGACGACTTCGGGGGCTTCGCTGTTCGTCACGGAGAGGTCGTGATCGCGGAGGACCCGCGCGACGACGAACGCCCGCTGGGCGCCGGGCTCGTACCCCGTACGCATCTGCTCGTAGAGCGATTCCGGATCGCTCGCGCCACTCAGACGTCGGTAGAACCGCTGCTCGCCGGTTCCGTCTCCGACTCCCTCCGGGAGCGCGGCGGGGACGACGATCCGGCCCCCCTCGCGGAGCGGATTTCGGTCGCCGAGCGCGACGTAGGTCGCGGCGCGGGTCGCCTGGTAGAGGTTCGCGTCCTTCGGCGCGCCGACGCCGCAGACGACGGCGTCGTATGCGCGGTCGATCGGCACCGAGAGGGCGTCGCGGGCGATCGACGCGAGTTCGCGGACGACGCGCCGTCCCTCGCCGGCGCGGACGCCGAGGACGCCCGACGGCCCGTAGCTCAGGTTGATCGAGAAGTCCAGTCCCGCGAGGTCGCCCGCTCGATCGATCGTCTCGCGGAAAGGGTTCCCCTCGACGCGGCCCAGGCGGACGCCCTCGCGGGCGAGCATCTCGGGACCGTGCGT containing:
- a CDS encoding lactate racemase domain-containing protein, which produces MDLPLGTGTIDVSLPDCEVTVARPAGSTPVDVRTAAERALEDSIGAPLADRVDPDDDVAIVVTDITRKAPDDVLLDVLLERLEACDVARGQVTVVIGLGLHRPMTDEEIEAMLGPHADLAINHDPESVVEVGTVADGDVPVEIGEPVVEADTVLSTGVVEPHQYAGFSGGAKTVVIGAGSESIIRYTHGPEMLAREGVRLGRVEGNPFRETIDRAGDLAGLDFSINLSYGPSGVLGVRAGEGRRVVRELASIARDALSVPIDRAYDAVVCGVGAPKDANLYQATRAATYVALGDRNPLREGGRIVVPAALPEGVGDGTGEQRFYRRLSGASDPESLYEQMRTGYEPGAQRAFVVARVLRDHDLSVTNSEAPEVVEECLMHAADGVVDALEPGSEVLVIPDALNTLLVD